A genome region from Manihot esculenta cultivar AM560-2 chromosome 5, M.esculenta_v8, whole genome shotgun sequence includes the following:
- the LOC110614850 gene encoding LEAF RUST 10 DISEASE-RESISTANCE LOCUS RECEPTOR-LIKE PROTEIN KINASE-like 2.1, whose product MGGHLFLLPHVHSFFILFFLLIFVPTSYCEPDEDFSECLAPFSCGNLSDDLYYPFWSDSRSQICSLEGFKLQCQEGRYPIISINNEDYYVKWVDLPQRNMTIARVDLSEDVCPRDDIANTNMTGTPFSYVPQLENITLFYDCQNQITMVPVTYKITCGRNQEQPNAFYTTEELLRVWNIKQPPLCLRVEVPVPRVDAEEVSGGLEALRTVLNQGFNVTYNFYSSCGTSFNPDFFRCICNEQPDLIGCPKGNNGNIKLKISIIGISSAGVSVFLIACACICCFKKIPSFTSIVSLKNNEDLEAFLKTHGPLAVKRYSFSEVKKMTNLFKEKLGKGGYGTVYKGKLFDDRLVVVKLLNASKGDGQEFINEVASISRTSHVNVVSLLGFCLEGQKRALIYEFMPNGSLEKFICHGRTPKEDQHLGWETMHQIAIGIARGLEYLHRGCNTRILHFDIKPQNILLDENFCPKISDFGLAKLCTRKESVVSMLEARGTIGYIAPEVFSRNFGGVSSKSDVYSYGMMIFEMVGDREEEEDEAGTDNTSEKYFPHGVYTWLELGKKSEIHGEISNEESEIVRKLSMVGLWCIQTIPSHRPTMSEVIDMLQGSIETLTIPPKPSLSFIPASEPSLSFTISITV is encoded by the exons atggGTGGCCATCTCTTTCTGCTGCCCCATGTACACTCCTTCTTCATCCTCTTCTTTCTCTTAATCTTTGTTCCGACATCTTATTGTGAACCCGATGAGGATTTTTCAGAGTGCTTGGCACCGTTCAGCTGTGGAAACCTCTCAGATGATCTTTATTATCCTTTCTGGAGCGATAGTCGATCTCAAATTTGTAGTCTTGAAGGGTTCAAGCTGCAGTGCCAAGAAGGTCGATACCCTATTATATCTATAAATAACGAAGATTATTATGTAAAGTGGGTAGATCTACCCCAACGAAATATGACCATTGCTCGAGTGGATTTGTCGGAAGATGTTTGTCCACGTGATGATATCGCCAACACGAACATGACCGGGACTCCGTTCAGTTATGTGCCACAGCTTGAAAACATCACTCTGTTCTACGATTGCCAAAACCAGATAACCATGGTTCCGGTTACATACAAAATTACTTGTGGTAGAAATCAGGAACAACCGAATGCATTTTATACAACTGAGGAGCTTTTGAGAGTTTGGAACATAAAGCAGCCCCCACTTTGTCTCAGAGTGGAAGTTCCTGTTCCAAGAGTGGATGCTGAAGAAGTTAGCGGGGGGCTGGAAGCTTTACGGACAGTTTTGAACCAAGGGTTTAATGTAACCTACAATTTTTATTCTTCCTGCGGCACCAGCTTTAATCCGGACTTTTTCAGATGCATTTGCAATGAGCAGCCCGATCTTATTGGGTGTCCAAAAG GCAATAATGGGAATATAAAGTTGAAGATTTCTATTATTG GCATATCAAGCGCTGGGGTGTCAGTATTCTTAATTGCCTGTGCATGCATTTGCTGTTTCAAGAAAATCCCGTCATTTACATCCATAGTTTCCTTAAAGAATAATGAAGATCTTGAGGCCTTTCTGAAAACCCATGGACCTCTAGCTGTGAAAAGGTACAGCTTTTCAGAAGTGAAGAAAATGACCAATTTATTCAAAGAAAAACTTGGTAAAGGAGGCTATGGCACCGTCTACAAAGGCAAGCTATTTGATGATCGTCTTGTAGTAGTGAAGCTCTTGAATGCATCCAAAGGGGATGGACAAGAATTCATCAATGAAGTTGCCAGCATTAGTAGAACTTCTCATGTTAACGTTGTCTCTCTACTGGGGTTCTGTTTGGAGGGTCAGAAAAGAGCTCTAATCTACGAGTTTATGCCGAATGGATCTCTTGAAAAGTTCATATGCCATGGGAGAACTCCGAAAGAAGATCAACATTTGGGATGGGAAACTATGCACCAAATTGCTATAGGAATAGCTCGAGGACTCGAGTACTTGCACCGTGGATGCAACACAAGAATTTTACATTTTGACATCAAACCTCAAAACATTCTTCTAGATGAAAATTTCTGTCCAAAAATTTCAGATTTCGGACTTGCAAAATTATGCACAAGAAAGGAGAGCGTTGTGTCAATGTTAGAGGCTAGAGGGACCATTGGGTATATAGCACCAGAAGTGTTCAGTAGAAACTTTGGGGGAGTTTCATCAAAATCTGATGTTTATAGCTATGGGATGATGATTTTCGAGATGGTTGGTGAcagagaggaagaagaagatgaggCTGGAACAGATAATACCAGTGAGAAATATTTTCCACATGGTGTTTATACATGGCTTGAGCTAGGTAAGAAATCTGAAATTCATGGGGAAATTTCCAATGAAGAGAGTGAAATTGTGAGGAAACTATCAATGGTTGGCTTGTGGTGCATCCAAACAATTCCTTCTCATCGACCAACCATGAGTGAGGTGATAGATATGTTACAAGGAAGCATAGAAACCCTCACCATTCCTCCAAAGCCTTCTCTATCATTCATTCCAGCTTCTGAGCCATCATTATCTTTTACCATATCTATTACTGTCTGa